A stretch of Ignavibacteria bacterium DNA encodes these proteins:
- the ftsY gene encoding signal recognition particle-docking protein FtsY, whose amino-acid sequence MGFFDKIKQKITGVTEALTFDRLKEGLTKTRDSFVGRLRAVLFAGRKIDAQLLSEIEEILITSDVGVTTTDKIIARLKDRVRADNLQDAELILDVLKEEIAGLIAQSPSAQADATFSIDESNKPHVIMLIGVNGVGKTTTIGKMAHNYKKAGRSVLIGAADTFRAAANEQLEVWATRAGVDIIQQKHGADPAAVAFDTLNAAKARGTDVVIIDTAGRLHNKQGLMQELEKIGRVMKKIQPDAPHDIFLALDATTGQNALQQAKEFTKVAPITGIVLTKLDGTAKGGAVLAIADAMQIPVRYIGVGERIDDLQVFDAATFVEALFEERSSVDEQPA is encoded by the coding sequence ATGGGCTTCTTCGATAAGATCAAACAAAAGATCACCGGCGTCACTGAGGCGCTGACATTTGACCGGCTGAAGGAAGGGTTGACCAAGACCCGCGATTCCTTTGTCGGCAGGCTTCGTGCTGTCCTCTTCGCCGGACGAAAGATCGACGCCCAACTGTTATCCGAGATCGAGGAAATCTTGATCACGTCCGATGTTGGGGTGACCACAACAGACAAGATCATTGCTCGGCTTAAGGATCGCGTTCGTGCAGACAATCTCCAGGATGCAGAGCTGATATTGGACGTCCTCAAGGAAGAGATCGCCGGGCTTATCGCCCAATCTCCGTCCGCACAGGCAGATGCCACCTTTTCGATCGATGAGTCCAATAAGCCCCATGTTATCATGCTTATCGGCGTGAACGGGGTAGGGAAGACCACCACCATCGGGAAGATGGCCCATAACTATAAGAAGGCCGGGCGCAGCGTGTTGATCGGTGCTGCCGATACCTTCCGTGCGGCCGCAAACGAGCAGCTCGAGGTTTGGGCTACACGTGCCGGTGTTGATATCATTCAACAGAAACACGGCGCAGATCCGGCGGCCGTGGCATTCGATACATTGAATGCTGCTAAGGCCCGAGGCACGGACGTTGTGATCATCGACACGGCAGGTCGGCTTCATAACAAGCAGGGTCTGATGCAAGAGCTCGAAAAGATCGGGCGTGTGATGAAGAAGATCCAGCCGGATGCACCTCACGATATCTTCCTCGCTCTGGATGCAACAACAGGTCAGAATGCTCTTCAGCAAGCAAAAGAGTTCACCAAGGTTGCCCCCATCACCGGTATTGTGCTGACCAAGCTCGACGGTACGGCCAAGGGTGGGGCCGTGCTCGCGATCGCGGATGCAATGCAGATCCCTGTGCGGTACATCGGTGTAGGCGAGAGAATAGATGATCTTCAGGTCTTCGACGCTGCGACCTTTGTTGAGGCATTGTTCGAAGAGCGTTCATCTGTAGATGAGCAGCCGGCCTGA
- a CDS encoding CDP-alcohol phosphatidyltransferase family protein — translation MRLQPSSDRFLTASNAISLLRLVLTGPVVYTLYYEQYLAAFLLCWFGAFTDWLDGFVARKTGTVSEWGKVIDPVADKVLVGAVVLMMLVKGLLPVWFVVAVVARDLIILVAAVYARKRVSVVLPSLMSGKLAVSAIALTGVVAMLEGGPVVIWLIGLSCGLMALSLWHYGKRLHGLLR, via the coding sequence GTGCGCCTACAACCATCTAGCGACAGATTCCTCACCGCATCGAATGCGATCTCTCTCCTGCGGCTCGTGCTGACCGGGCCGGTGGTCTATACGTTGTACTACGAGCAGTACTTGGCTGCCTTCCTTTTGTGCTGGTTCGGAGCGTTCACTGACTGGCTCGACGGATTTGTGGCGAGAAAGACCGGAACTGTTAGTGAATGGGGGAAGGTGATCGATCCCGTTGCCGATAAGGTGTTGGTTGGCGCTGTTGTTCTAATGATGTTGGTCAAGGGGCTCCTTCCTGTTTGGTTCGTAGTGGCCGTTGTAGCACGCGATCTCATCATTCTCGTAGCTGCTGTCTATGCAAGAAAACGAGTGAGTGTAGTGCTGCCATCGTTGATGAGTGGTAAACTTGCCGTCAGCGCCATCGCCTTGACAGGAGTTGTGGCAATGCTGGAAGGCGGACCTGTTGTGATTTGGCTCATCGGCCTGTCCTGTGGGCTTATGGCGCTATCTTTGTGGCATTACGGTAAGAGACTTCATGGGCTTCTTCGATAA
- a CDS encoding sodium:solute symporter family protein yields the protein MGDVLKLDTLDLLVILGSLAAVLVAGIRGARGTKNGAQADFVLAGRSLTLPFFVASLVATWYGAVLGSGEFIMRYGITFILCFGLPYYIVAVFYSLWLAQRIRDSKAVSIPDQLGMAYGPKARTVAGIVMLIITIPASYQLMLGVIVQSITGWSLLLSIIVGSIVSLIYVAKGGLRSDIYANVVQFIIMYAGFIALVVGCMSVYGSPVELYHSLPEPHLSIPGVLGWTPVVGWFLVALQTFIDPNFHVRAAAAKDISTAKRGIVVSVGLWMVFDALQLLAGLYAVSHIHGVAPTDTYVALAQAVLPSMWKGLFVAGVIAAVMSTLDGYALVSATTIGHDLIDPWRGTAPRVSSLRIGLVITSVVGLIAAWFIPSIIDLIYNAASIVVPALLLPLFMSFSRRAERFAHVIVPIIVIPALVSVAAFALDLGEPMLLGLGASILLIAFRSIHRAPTTI from the coding sequence ATGGGAGATGTCCTCAAACTCGATACCCTCGATCTCCTTGTGATCCTGGGGAGTCTGGCTGCCGTCCTTGTTGCCGGGATTCGCGGTGCTCGCGGTACAAAGAATGGAGCACAGGCTGATTTCGTGCTTGCCGGCAGATCGCTAACGCTTCCGTTCTTCGTAGCATCTCTTGTTGCAACCTGGTACGGCGCAGTACTTGGGTCCGGTGAGTTCATCATGCGGTATGGCATCACCTTCATTCTGTGCTTTGGACTCCCGTATTACATCGTAGCCGTGTTTTATTCCCTTTGGCTGGCTCAACGCATCCGGGATTCAAAGGCCGTTTCCATCCCGGACCAGCTAGGCATGGCATATGGTCCAAAGGCCCGAACAGTTGCAGGGATCGTGATGCTCATCATCACCATACCGGCCTCGTATCAGCTCATGTTAGGGGTGATCGTCCAATCGATCACCGGATGGTCTCTGCTACTCTCGATCATCGTTGGGAGCATTGTGTCCCTGATCTATGTAGCCAAGGGTGGCCTGCGCAGTGATATCTACGCCAACGTGGTGCAGTTCATCATCATGTATGCCGGGTTTATTGCACTTGTGGTAGGGTGTATGTCTGTCTATGGATCTCCGGTCGAACTCTACCATTCGCTTCCCGAGCCCCATCTTTCCATCCCCGGAGTACTCGGTTGGACGCCGGTGGTTGGCTGGTTCCTTGTGGCCCTGCAGACCTTCATCGACCCAAATTTCCATGTCCGTGCGGCGGCGGCAAAGGACATTTCAACAGCAAAACGTGGAATCGTTGTGAGTGTTGGTTTGTGGATGGTGTTTGATGCGCTGCAGCTATTGGCCGGACTTTACGCTGTATCGCACATTCATGGTGTTGCTCCAACAGACACCTATGTAGCCCTTGCTCAAGCTGTTCTTCCATCGATGTGGAAGGGGCTTTTTGTTGCCGGAGTTATCGCAGCCGTGATGTCGACTCTCGACGGTTACGCACTTGTAAGTGCAACAACCATCGGACACGATCTCATCGATCCGTGGCGAGGAACAGCGCCGAGAGTCTCCTCCCTACGTATCGGACTCGTGATAACCAGTGTCGTGGGTCTCATTGCAGCTTGGTTCATTCCGAGCATCATCGATCTGATCTACAACGCCGCCTCGATCGTGGTGCCCGCGCTGTTATTGCCCCTTTTCATGAGTTTTTCCCGACGAGCAGAGAGATTTGCACACGTCATTGTCCCGATCATCGTCATTCCAGCCTTGGTAAGTGTAGCCGCATTCGCTCTTGACTTGGGCGAGCCAATGTTACTTGGTCTAGGCGCTTCCATTCTCCTCATTGCCTTTCGCAGCATTCATCGTGCGCCTACAACCATCTAG
- a CDS encoding ribonuclease HII, with protein sequence MSTRTEDQYWKRNTLVIGVDEAGRGALAGPVAAAAVVFDPDRIPAGLNDSKLLTAEQRATCAVEIRSYARAWSVALIDQRRIDEVNILQATFDAMHQAVNECVGGIGHAQPLHLLIDGNRFRAHEIPHTTIVHGDALVASIAAASILAKTTRDAWMIDIDRIYPQYGFARHKGYGTAVHREVILQYGACDIHRETFLKKLHATSTQGDI encoded by the coding sequence ATATCCACCCGCACTGAAGATCAATATTGGAAGAGAAACACCCTGGTCATCGGCGTTGACGAGGCGGGCAGAGGCGCACTTGCAGGCCCTGTGGCTGCCGCGGCCGTTGTTTTTGATCCTGATCGGATCCCGGCCGGACTCAATGATTCAAAGCTTCTCACCGCCGAACAACGCGCAACGTGCGCCGTTGAGATCCGTTCGTATGCCCGTGCTTGGTCCGTTGCACTGATCGACCAGCGTCGCATCGATGAGGTAAATATTCTTCAGGCCACCTTCGATGCCATGCACCAGGCAGTGAATGAGTGTGTAGGGGGCATTGGTCATGCCCAGCCCCTTCACTTGCTCATTGACGGAAATCGGTTCCGTGCTCATGAGATACCACATACGACCATCGTCCATGGTGATGCACTAGTTGCATCGATCGCAGCTGCGTCGATCCTAGCCAAAACCACTCGTGATGCTTGGATGATCGACATCGACAGGATCTACCCACAATACGGGTTTGCCCGACATAAGGGCTATGGCACGGCGGTGCATCGTGAGGTCATCTTGCAGTATGGAGCTTGTGATATCCATCGCGAGACATTCTTGAAGAAGCTACATGCGACGTCAACTCAGGGTGACATCTGA
- a CDS encoding GTP cyclohydrolase I: MEKPQRTSLVDLDDEELERQLLRKGHLYPTESTEGHRLFDANGNMPISDEERLKMIGQVEQKFVEIFDILRIDRNDPNSTDTPFRLSRMWINELLAGRYTPAPKITVFPNRKNVDELVISKGIKVMSVCSHHWQPISGTCAIGYVPRDKVIGLSKFTRIVEWFSRRGQIQEELGEQIADFLVEMLDPIALGVVISSKHYCMIARGVEAHDSSVMITSVMRGDLATNHVLRNEFLQLIGEQ; this comes from the coding sequence ATGGAAAAACCTCAGAGAACATCGCTTGTAGACCTCGACGATGAGGAACTTGAACGCCAACTACTACGCAAGGGGCACCTATACCCAACGGAAAGCACGGAAGGTCATCGTCTCTTTGATGCCAATGGGAACATGCCGATCAGCGATGAAGAGCGGCTCAAGATGATCGGTCAGGTCGAACAGAAGTTCGTAGAGATCTTCGATATCCTCCGCATCGACCGTAATGATCCCAACAGCACGGACACTCCGTTCCGGCTCTCTCGAATGTGGATCAATGAACTTCTTGCCGGACGCTATACACCCGCGCCAAAGATCACGGTCTTCCCGAACCGCAAGAATGTTGACGAGCTCGTGATCTCCAAGGGCATCAAGGTGATGAGTGTGTGTTCGCACCATTGGCAGCCGATATCGGGAACCTGTGCCATCGGATACGTTCCCCGTGATAAGGTCATCGGACTCTCGAAGTTCACGCGGATCGTAGAGTGGTTCTCCCGTCGTGGTCAGATCCAAGAGGAGCTTGGTGAACAGATCGCCGACTTCCTCGTGGAAATGCTCGATCCGATCGCACTCGGTGTAGTGATCTCCTCCAAACACTACTGCATGATCGCACGTGGTGTTGAAGCTCATGATTCCAGCGTGATGATCACATCCGTGATGCGTGGAGACCTGGCCACCAACCATGTTCTTCGAAATGAGTTCCTACAACTCATCGGTGAGCAGTAG